The Rhinopithecus roxellana isolate Shanxi Qingling chromosome 13, ASM756505v1, whole genome shotgun sequence genome contains a region encoding:
- the MFNG gene encoding beta-1,3-N-acetylglucosaminyltransferase manic fringe, translating into MQCRLPRGLAGALLTLLCMGLLCLRYHLNLSPQRVQETPGLSQPSPGPPELQLHDVFIAVKTTRAFHRLRLELLLDTWVSRTREQTFVFTDSPDKGLQERLGSHLVVTNCSAEHSHPALSCKMAAEFDTFLASGLRWFCHVDDDNYVNPKALLQLLRAFPLASDVYVGRPSLNRPIHASEPQPHNRTRLVQFWFATGGAGFCINRKLALKMAPWASGSRFMDTSALIRLPDDCTMGYIIECKLGGSLQPSPLFHSHLETLQLLRTAQLPEQVTLSYGVFEGKLNVIKLQGPFSPEEDPSRFRSLHCLLYPDTPWCPQLGAR; encoded by the exons ATGCAGTGCCGGCTCCCACGGGGCCTGGCTGGAGCCCTCCTCACCCTCCTGTGCATGGGGCTCCTGTGTCTGCGGTACCACTTGAACCTGTCCCCGCAGCGGGTGCAGGAGACCCCCGGGCTGAGCCAGCCGAGCCCGGGGCCCCCTGAGCTGCAGCTACACGATGTTTTCATCGCAGTGAAGACGACCCGAGCCTTCCACCGCTTGCGCCTGGAGCTGCTGCTTGACACGTGGGTTTCCAGGACCAGGGAACAG aCATTTGTCTTCACCGACAGCCCAGACAAAGGCCTCCAGGAGAGACTGG GGTCCCACCTTGTGGTCACCAACTGTTCTGCGGAACACAGCCACCCCGCTCTGTCCTGCAAGATGGCTGCTGAGTTCGACACCTTCTTGGCCAGTGGGCTTAG GTGGTTCTGCCACGTGGACGATGACAACTATGTGAACCCAAAAGCGCTGCTGCAGCTGCTGAGAGCCTTCCCGCTGGCCAGCGACGTCTACGTGGGAAGGCCCAGCCTGAACCGGCCCATCCACGCCTCAGAGCCACAGCCCCACAACCGCACG AGGCTGGTACAGTTCTGGTTCGCCACTGGGGGTGCTGGCTTCTGCATCAATCGCaaactggctttgaagatggctCCGTGGGCCAG CGGCTCCCGTTTCATGGACACATCCGCTCTCATCCGGCTGCCTGATGACTGCACCATGGGCTATATCATTGAGTGCAAACTGGGCGGCAGCCTGCAGCCCAGCCCCCTCTTCCACTCCCACCTGGAGACGCTGCAGCTGCTGAGGACTGCACAGCTCCCAGAACAG GTCACCCTCAGCTACGGTGTCTTTGAGGGGAAACTCAACGTCATTAAGCTCCAGGGCCCCTTCTCCCCGGAGGAGGACCCCTCCAG gtttcgcTCCCTCCATTGTCTCCTCTACCCAGATACACCCTGGTGTCCCCAGCTGGGTGCCCGATGA